Within Mycobacterium heckeshornense, the genomic segment GGCGTCGGGTAGACCGGCCCACAGTGCGGCAGGTCGAACGCCGCCGCATGCTCGGGTGAGCCGGCCACTGCCCGCGCCGGGCCGGGGTCGACGTCGCGAGGGGCGTTTACGGCGGGACCGTCGACCCGAAAGCCGTCGTGGTAACGGGCCCAATAGATTTCGCGGCGACGGGCATCGGTGACCACCAGCGTCTCACCTTGGGTCTGCACACCGATGGCGTCCAGGCTGCACACCGGATGCACCGGGATACCCAGCGCATGCCCGTAGGCGGACGCGGTGGCCATGCCCACCCGCAAGCCGGTGAACGGGCCCGGCCCGCAACCCACCACGACAGCGTCGAGGTCGGCCATGGTCAATCCGGCATCGGCGAGCGCGGCCACGACGTTGGGGGTGAGTCGTTCGGCGTGCGCCCGGGCGTCGATGGTGATCCGCTGGGCGACCAGGTCGAGATCGGTTGCAGACGACCGCCGCACGATCCCGGCCGTCACCGCGGGGGTGGCGGTGTCGAGCGCCAACACCAGCACGTCGGCAGCGTGGGTCATGCGGCCCACCGCCAGGTCGCGATCCGCACGTCGGAGTTACTGACGCGCTCAAGGCGAACATCAAGATGCCGCTCGGATAGCCGCTCGGCGATCCCCTCGCCCCACTCCACCACCACGACCGCCTGGTCGAGTTCGGTGTCCAGATCCAGCGAGTCGAGTTCAGCCAGCAGATCGGCGTCGTCGTGATCCAACAACCGGTAGAAGTCCACGTGGACCATTGCCGGTGCGCCGGCGTCGCGCGCTCGGTGCACCCGCGCGAGCACGAACGTCGGCGAGATGACCGGTCCGTCGACGTTCAGGGCCTCGGCTATTCCCTTGGCCAACACGGTTTTACCGGCGCCGAGCGGCCCGGAGAGCACCACCACGTCGCCGGCGCGCAGCTGCTCACCGAGCCGCGTTCCGAGCGCGAAGGTGTCCTCGGCCCGTTCAAGGGTCGCCGTGCCTGATTCCAGCTCAACCATGGCGGCGTGCTCGCTCGCGCCACCGCCGCGTCAGCGACTGCAGCCTGCTCGGCGGGGTGGCCCGCTTGACCAGCCTGACCAATCCGTCGTTGATGATGTCCGGCTTCTCCAGTTGCACCAGGTGACCGGCCCCCTCGACGATAAGCAGTTCAGAGTCCGGCAGGGCGGCGGCCATCTCGCGCGAGTATTCGGCGGGCGTCAGCAGATCACGGTCGCCACAAGCGACCAGCGTCGGGATTCTCGCCACCGTCGGCAGCGCCGCGGTTTCGTCCAGCGTTTCCAAGGCGTGCAGGAATCCCACCAGCGTGGGGATTGGCGTGCCGTACATCATTTTCTGCGAGAACGCCACCACGCTCGGGCTTATCTTCTCGTCGCCGTAGGACGCGGCCACCAGGATCGGCTTGATCAGCGACCGCGTCGCACGTCTGCCCCGATGCATCAGCTTTGGCGCCGACCGTGCGGTGAACCGGACCGCCTCCAGCGCCGGGTTTTTCAGGATCTCCCCCAACAATGACCTCGAAACCCCTTCGGCAGCAGACGATATCAACGCCGCACCGACAACGCGGTCGCCGTAGTGGTGGGGGTACTGGCGAGCATGCGACAACACCGTCATGCCCCCCATCGAATGACCGACCAGCACTACCGGCCCCTGCGGAACGAGCACCTGCAGCACCGTTTCCAGGTCCCTGCCGAGCTGGGTCACCGTGTAGGTGTCGGGCGGAGCTTCGCCGGAGCGGCCGTGGCCGCGCTGGTCGTAGAAGATCATCCGGACCTGCGGGCCCCACTCCTGGCTCAGCCGCATGCGCTGGAAATAGAAAGCGCCCATGCGCAAACAGAAGCCGTGAGCGAACACCACCGTCAGGGGCGCATCCGCCGGTCCCGCCTCCCGCACCGCCAGCGGTACCCCGTCCGGGGTGGTCACCACGTAGCTCCGGTCGGTGTCCAGCGCCTCGAAATCCTGGTCGGCATAAGGGTCGTCGGCGTCGGCACGCCGGGTCATCGACCGCGCCACCGACACCGCCGCAATCGTCGTAACCGCCCCCAGTCCCGCCATTCCGGCCAACCAACGTGCCTTGCGCGCATGCCCTTCGTGGTCACCGCTCAACGGTTTCGGCTCCGCGATAGGTCCTGGTGATGCGCCCTCGCGGGCTGGTCACCACCTCGTAGTGGATGGTCTCAAGCAGATCGGCCCACTCCTGCGCGGTGGGTTCACCGAGAGTACCCGGGCCGAACAGGATCGCCTCATCACCCTCGGTGACATCCGGCGCACCGGGCCCGAGGTCGACGACGAACTGGTCCATGCAGATCCGGCCCACGCCGCGTCGTCGCTTGCCGTTGATCAACACCTCGAGACGCCCGCCCAGCATGCGGAACACGCCGTCGGCGTAACCGATGGGCAGCAACGCCAGGTTGGTGTCGCGGTCAGCGATCCAGGTGTGCCCGTAGGAAACCCCTTCGCCGGCACGAATCGAACGCACCAGCGCGACAGCGCATTTCACCGTCATCGCCGGTATCAGCCCCATGTCACCACGTTCGGGGATCGGACTTAGCCCGTAGATAGCGATGCCGGGCCGCACCATGTCGAAGGCAAAATCCGGCCGGGTCAAAGTCGCCGACGAATTGGCCAGGTGGGCTACCTCGAACCGCACACCGGCGCTTCGCGCCTGGGCCAACAGGTCGCAAAAGCGTTGGTACTGCAGTTCATTGGTGGGATGGTCAGGCTCGTCGGCGTAGACCAGATGCGACATGATGCCACGCAACCGGATCGCGCCGTCGGCGGCGGCCTGGCCCAGCGCGGTCAGCATGGCCGGGTACTGCGCCGCACCGACACCGTTTCGGTTCAAGCCGGTGTCGACTTTGACGGTTACCGTCGCCGTCGTACCGGTCCGGCGAACCGCGTCGAGCAGCTCGTCGAGCTGGCGCGCCGAGGACACCGC encodes:
- the tsaE gene encoding tRNA (adenosine(37)-N6)-threonylcarbamoyltransferase complex ATPase subunit type 1 TsaE — translated: MVELESGTATLERAEDTFALGTRLGEQLRAGDVVVLSGPLGAGKTVLAKGIAEALNVDGPVISPTFVLARVHRARDAGAPAMVHVDFYRLLDHDDADLLAELDSLDLDTELDQAVVVVEWGEGIAERLSERHLDVRLERVSNSDVRIATWRWAA
- the alr gene encoding alanine racemase, giving the protein MQPTPLIPRSADLLAEAVVDLDAIAHNVAVLRERAAGAQVMAVVKADGYGHGATRVARTALAAGATELGVATIDEALELRADGITAPVLAWLHRPGTDFARALGADVQIAVSSARQLDELLDAVRRTGTTATVTVKVDTGLNRNGVGAAQYPAMLTALGQAAADGAIRLRGIMSHLVYADEPDHPTNELQYQRFCDLLAQARSAGVRFEVAHLANSSATLTRPDFAFDMVRPGIAIYGLSPIPERGDMGLIPAMTVKCAVALVRSIRAGEGVSYGHTWIADRDTNLALLPIGYADGVFRMLGGRLEVLINGKRRRGVGRICMDQFVVDLGPGAPDVTEGDEAILFGPGTLGEPTAQEWADLLETIHYEVVTSPRGRITRTYRGAETVER
- the tsaB gene encoding tRNA (adenosine(37)-N6)-threonylcarbamoyltransferase complex dimerization subunit type 1 TsaB, which codes for MTHAADVLVLALDTATPAVTAGIVRRSSATDLDLVAQRITIDARAHAERLTPNVVAALADAGLTMADLDAVVVGCGPGPFTGLRVGMATASAYGHALGIPVHPVCSLDAIGVQTQGETLVVTDARRREIYWARYHDGFRVDGPAVNAPRDVDPGPARAVAGSPEHAAAFDLPHCGPVYPTPTGLVAAAADLSAKPAPLLPLYLRRPDAKVPANQVVSR
- a CDS encoding alpha/beta fold hydrolase, with product MAGLGAVTTIAAVSVARSMTRRADADDPYADQDFEALDTDRSYVVTTPDGVPLAVREAGPADAPLTVVFAHGFCLRMGAFYFQRMRLSQEWGPQVRMIFYDQRGHGRSGEAPPDTYTVTQLGRDLETVLQVLVPQGPVVLVGHSMGGMTVLSHARQYPHHYGDRVVGAALISSAAEGVSRSLLGEILKNPALEAVRFTARSAPKLMHRGRRATRSLIKPILVAASYGDEKISPSVVAFSQKMMYGTPIPTLVGFLHALETLDETAALPTVARIPTLVACGDRDLLTPAEYSREMAAALPDSELLIVEGAGHLVQLEKPDIINDGLVRLVKRATPPSRLQSLTRRWRERARRHG